A window of the Flavobacterium sangjuense genome harbors these coding sequences:
- a CDS encoding ABC transporter permease: MSKLVLIIKREFIAKVRNKSFIVMTFLSPLLFVGIGVFVGYLSTMKAELKTIAVHDETGRFVNEFKNDEEYKYVDLSTVDLKVLKDSIVSESYEGLLIIPKAENNAQLQKGIQYVSNDSPSVSFTEDLEDVIAKKITAENFQKAGLDTLAIKNAKADVSINLEKASGEEALKGLNEIKIIIGGAFGYLIMMFIILYGNMVMRSVIEEKTSRIIEVIISSVKPFQLMMGKIIGTSLAGILQFLIWAILGMAAMFIVSSMFGVQMGASAGAQAQAMETAQQASNIGMYIKELWNLPIATILISFIIYFIGGYFLYSSFYASIGAAVDNETDSQQFLLPIIMPLILGVYIGFFTVMNDPHGTVATVFSMIPLTSPIVMMMRIPFGVPMWQIILSMVILFSTFFGVVWFAAKIYRVGILMYGKKPTWRELIKWLRY, from the coding sequence ATGAGCAAATTAGTACTTATCATAAAAAGAGAATTTATCGCCAAAGTGCGTAATAAATCATTTATCGTAATGACTTTTTTAAGTCCGTTATTGTTTGTTGGAATTGGTGTTTTTGTTGGTTATTTAAGTACGATGAAAGCGGAGTTAAAAACCATTGCCGTTCATGATGAAACCGGAAGATTCGTAAATGAATTCAAAAACGATGAGGAATACAAATACGTTGATTTATCCACAGTCGATTTAAAAGTTTTAAAAGATAGTATCGTTAGTGAAAGCTATGAAGGACTTTTAATCATTCCGAAAGCCGAAAACAATGCCCAACTCCAAAAAGGCATTCAATACGTTTCCAACGACAGTCCAAGTGTTTCCTTTACCGAAGATTTAGAAGATGTTATTGCCAAAAAAATCACTGCAGAAAATTTCCAAAAAGCTGGCTTGGATACATTAGCGATTAAAAATGCTAAAGCAGATGTTTCTATCAATTTAGAAAAAGCGTCTGGTGAAGAAGCGCTTAAAGGTCTAAACGAAATCAAAATCATTATTGGCGGTGCCTTTGGTTATCTTATTATGATGTTTATCATTTTGTATGGAAACATGGTGATGCGAAGCGTAATTGAAGAAAAGACTTCCCGAATTATTGAAGTTATAATTTCATCGGTAAAACCATTCCAATTGATGATGGGTAAAATCATCGGAACATCTTTAGCCGGAATTTTGCAGTTCCTTATTTGGGCTATATTGGGTATGGCCGCTATGTTCATTGTGTCAAGCATGTTTGGAGTTCAAATGGGAGCATCAGCAGGTGCACAGGCTCAGGCAATGGAAACTGCACAACAAGCTAGTAATATTGGAATGTATATCAAAGAATTGTGGAATCTGCCAATTGCAACCATCCTGATTTCTTTTATCATTTATTTCATCGGAGGTTACTTTTTATACAGTTCGTTTTATGCTTCTATTGGTGCAGCTGTTGATAACGAAACTGACTCACAGCAATTCCTGTTACCAATCATTATGCCTTTGATATTAGGTGTTTACATAGGATTCTTTACCGTTATGAATGATCCACACGGGACAGTTGCCACAGTATTTTCAATGATTCCGCTAACGTCTCCGATAGTGATGATGATGCGAATTCCGTTTGGAGTTCCGATGTGGCAGATTATCTTATCAATGGTAATTCTATTCAGTACTTTCTTTGGAGTAGTTTGGTTTGCAGCCAAAATTTATCGTGTCGGTATTTTGATGTATGGCAAAAAACCAACATGGAGAGAATTGATTAAGTGGCTCAGATACTAG
- the dnaJ gene encoding molecular chaperone DnaJ gives MSKKDFYEILGVSKNASAEEIKKAYRKKAIEFHPDKNPGNKEAEENFKTAAEAYEVLSDADKKAKYDQYGHAAFDGAGGFGGGHHMNMDDIFSQFGDIFGGAFGGSGFGGFGGNSGGQRRMKGSNLRIKVKLTLEEIANGVEKKVKVKRKVQAAGVKYKICSTCNGQGQVLRVTNTILGRMQSATTCHVCGGSGQTIESKPSNADAHGMILEDETVSIKIPAGVVDGMQLKVSGKGNDAPGNGVPGDLIVAIEELEHEFLKREGENLHYDLYISFAEAALGVSKDIEAVNGKVRIKLEDGIQSGKILRLKGKGIPSLNSYGNGDLLVHINVWTPKNLSKEQRQFFEKSLTDENFIPQPEKGDKSFFEKVKDMFS, from the coding sequence ATGAGCAAAAAAGATTTTTACGAAATATTAGGCGTGTCAAAAAACGCTTCTGCTGAGGAAATTAAAAAAGCATACAGAAAGAAAGCGATTGAATTCCACCCTGATAAAAATCCGGGAAACAAAGAAGCTGAAGAAAACTTCAAAACTGCTGCCGAAGCTTATGAAGTATTGAGCGATGCCGATAAAAAAGCAAAATACGATCAGTATGGTCATGCTGCTTTTGATGGTGCTGGTGGATTTGGTGGCGGACATCATATGAATATGGATGATATCTTCAGTCAGTTTGGAGATATTTTTGGCGGAGCATTTGGTGGCAGCGGATTTGGTGGATTTGGCGGAAATTCAGGCGGACAACGCAGAATGAAAGGAAGCAATCTTCGTATCAAAGTAAAATTGACTTTAGAAGAAATTGCCAATGGTGTTGAGAAAAAAGTCAAAGTAAAACGTAAAGTTCAGGCTGCCGGCGTAAAATATAAAATCTGTTCTACGTGTAACGGACAAGGTCAGGTTTTAAGAGTTACCAATACCATTTTGGGCAGAATGCAGTCAGCTACAACCTGTCATGTTTGTGGCGGTTCCGGACAAACTATCGAGAGCAAACCAAGCAATGCCGATGCGCACGGAATGATATTGGAAGACGAAACAGTTTCAATTAAAATTCCGGCAGGAGTTGTTGACGGAATGCAATTAAAGGTTTCCGGCAAAGGAAATGACGCTCCAGGAAATGGAGTTCCCGGTGATTTAATTGTTGCCATAGAAGAACTTGAACACGAATTTTTAAAGCGTGAAGGTGAAAATCTTCATTACGATTTATACATCAGCTTTGCTGAAGCAGCACTTGGCGTTTCCAAAGACATTGAAGCTGTTAACGGTAAAGTAAGAATTAAACTAGAAGACGGAATTCAGTCCGGAAAAATTTTGAGATTAAAAGGCAAAGGAATTCCGAGTCTGAATAGTTATGGCAATGGAGATTTATTGGTACACATCAACGTATGGACACCAAAAAACCTAAGCAAAGAACAACGTCAGTTTTTTGAAAAATCTTTAACCGATGAAAACTTTATTCCACAACCTGAAAAGGGGGATAAATCTTTTTTTGAAAAAGTAAAGGATATGTTTTCATAG
- a CDS encoding nucleotide exchange factor GrpE produces the protein MKNIFKNKNSMNTENTEKETIIDENASDNIVNEIESATELTVEEKLQEDLANEKDKFLRLFAEFENFKRRTAKERIDLFKTANQDVLQSLLPVLDDFDRAMVEIAKSDDDVLLKGVELIHEKLKSTLVSKGLEQVEVRAGDAFNADYAEAITQIPAPSDDLKGKIVDVIEKGYKLGDKIIRFPKVVIGQ, from the coding sequence ATGAAAAATATTTTTAAAAATAAAAACTCGATGAATACTGAAAATACAGAAAAAGAAACAATTATTGATGAAAATGCATCAGATAACATTGTAAATGAAATTGAATCTGCAACCGAATTAACCGTTGAAGAAAAGCTTCAGGAAGATTTAGCCAATGAAAAAGATAAATTTCTACGTCTTTTTGCTGAATTCGAAAACTTCAAAAGAAGAACCGCTAAAGAGAGAATTGATTTGTTTAAAACTGCCAATCAGGACGTATTACAATCCTTGTTGCCAGTATTAGATGATTTTGACAGAGCAATGGTAGAAATTGCAAAATCAGACGATGATGTTTTATTGAAAGGTGTCGAATTGATTCACGAGAAATTAAAAAGCACCCTGGTTTCAAAAGGGCTGGAACAAGTTGAAGTAAGAGCCGGTGATGCTTTTAATGCTGATTATGCGGAAGCGATTACCCAAATTCCTGCACCTTCAGATGATTTAAAAGGAAAAATTGTTGACGTAATTGAAAAAGGATATAAACTAGGAGACAAAATAATCCGTTTTCCAAAGGTTGTAATCGGACAATAA
- a CDS encoding DUF4442 domain-containing protein, whose protein sequence is MEFSPAKLNAFLFLKLPSAFWSGVRVKSISKEQCVVTVKHRWFNQNPFKSMYFAVQAMAAELTTGALVMIQIKNSGRNVSMLVANNNANFSKKATGRITFTCNDGHLIEDAIQKTIATGEGQTIWLKSIGVNEKGEQVSELNFEWSIKLKS, encoded by the coding sequence ATGGAATTTTCTCCTGCAAAATTAAACGCCTTTTTATTTTTAAAATTACCATCTGCTTTTTGGAGTGGAGTAAGAGTAAAGTCCATTTCAAAGGAACAATGTGTTGTTACAGTCAAGCACAGATGGTTCAATCAAAATCCATTTAAGTCAATGTATTTTGCGGTACAAGCCATGGCTGCAGAATTAACAACTGGTGCATTAGTAATGATACAAATCAAAAATAGCGGTAGGAATGTCTCAATGTTGGTTGCCAATAACAATGCAAACTTTTCCAAAAAAGCCACAGGACGAATAACATTCACCTGTAATGATGGTCATTTAATAGAAGACGCTATCCAAAAAACAATTGCAACTGGTGAAGGGCAAACCATTTGGTTGAAATCTATTGGCGTGAATGAAAAAGGAGAGCAGGTTTCTGAATTAAATTTCGAATGGAGCATCAAATTGAAGTCGTAA
- a CDS encoding PadR family transcriptional regulator translates to MNIENTKAQMRKGVLEFCILCVLRDKEAYTSEILDTLKNAKLLVVEGTVYPLLTRLKNDGLLNYRWEESTSGPPRKYYGLTEIGKTFLTELSGTWTELSDAVNIITTNKSKKS, encoded by the coding sequence ATGAATATTGAAAACACAAAAGCCCAGATGCGTAAAGGTGTTTTAGAATTTTGTATCTTGTGTGTCTTGAGAGACAAAGAAGCATACACTTCTGAAATATTAGACACTTTAAAAAACGCTAAACTGCTTGTGGTAGAGGGAACAGTTTATCCGCTATTGACAAGACTAAAAAATGACGGTTTGCTCAACTACCGTTGGGAAGAATCAACCTCTGGACCACCGAGAAAATATTACGGTTTGACAGAAATAGGAAAAACATTTTTAACTGAATTAAGTGGTACTTGGACGGAATTGTCTGATGCCGTAAACATCATCACAACTAACAAATCAAAGAAATCATGA
- a CDS encoding ABC transporter ATP-binding protein, with product MSNILEVNKVVKQYGDYTALNEVSLTVPKGSIYGLLGPNGAGKTSLIRIINQITMPDGGSVTLDGEKLKPEHVAVIGYMPEERGLYKTMKVGEQCLYLAQLKGLSKQEAKQQLDYWFERLEIQGWWNKKIQELSKGMAQKIQFVVTVLHKPKLLILDEPFSGFDPVNANLIKDEIIELNKQGTSVIFSTHRMESVEEMCDYIALIHKSNKLIEGKLSDVKKQFRSNSYEVGILSDNIEGLMYDLSQKFTLSQTDFKSLNDELKLEINLGNATPNDLLNTLIKRGQVTHFVEKIPSMNDIFIQTVSEK from the coding sequence ATGAGCAATATACTTGAAGTAAACAAAGTAGTTAAGCAATATGGAGATTATACTGCGCTTAACGAAGTTTCTTTAACCGTTCCCAAAGGCAGCATTTATGGACTTCTCGGTCCAAATGGTGCCGGAAAAACTTCCCTTATTCGTATTATCAATCAAATCACAATGCCCGATGGCGGAAGTGTGACTTTGGATGGCGAAAAACTAAAGCCTGAACACGTTGCCGTAATTGGTTATATGCCCGAAGAAAGAGGTTTGTACAAAACCATGAAAGTAGGCGAACAGTGTTTGTATTTGGCACAGCTTAAAGGATTGTCAAAGCAAGAAGCCAAACAACAATTGGATTATTGGTTTGAACGTCTTGAAATTCAAGGTTGGTGGAACAAGAAAATTCAGGAGCTTTCTAAAGGAATGGCACAAAAAATCCAGTTTGTGGTTACTGTTTTGCATAAGCCAAAGTTGCTTATCCTTGACGAACCGTTTTCCGGTTTTGATCCTGTAAATGCCAATCTGATTAAAGATGAAATCATCGAGTTGAACAAACAGGGAACATCTGTAATTTTCTCAACACACCGAATGGAAAGCGTAGAAGAAATGTGCGATTACATTGCCTTAATCCACAAATCAAATAAACTGATAGAAGGCAAACTTTCTGATGTCAAAAAGCAATTCAGAAGCAATAGTTATGAAGTCGGAATTCTAAGCGATAACATTGAAGGTTTGATGTATGATTTGTCACAAAAATTCACTTTATCTCAAACTGATTTCAAATCGTTAAATGACGAATTAAAATTAGAAATTAATCTGGGAAATGCTACGCCAAATGATTTATTGAATACTTTAATTAAAAGAGGTCAAGTAACTCATTTTGTGGAAAAAATTCCAAGTATGAATGATATTTTTATCCAAACTGTAAGCGAGAAATAA
- a CDS encoding TIGR01777 family oxidoreductase has translation MTILITGATGLIGNELVKLLLSKNHSVHFLTTSLSKIENKPNCQGFYWNPEQSKIDENCIYGVDVIVHLAGANIAKRWTNNYKQEIIESRTLSSELLYNLVKKKPNQVKQFISASGTAIYPESFDTVYDETATATEDSFLSNVVKKWEESASRFQVLGLKVCKLRTGIVLSNAGGALPEMVKPIKMGFGAAMGNGKQIQSWIHINDLVAMYLFAIENQIEGVYNAVTPHPISNQELTTVIAKTLKKPLFLPNIPQFVMKLLLGEMSYLLFSSKNLSAQKIMDNGFQFQFPEIKQAIADLYS, from the coding sequence ATGACGATTCTAATTACAGGTGCAACAGGTCTAATAGGGAATGAGTTGGTAAAACTATTGTTATCCAAAAATCATTCGGTACACTTTTTAACTACCTCGCTTTCAAAGATTGAGAACAAACCTAACTGCCAAGGCTTTTACTGGAATCCGGAGCAAAGTAAAATCGATGAAAATTGTATTTATGGAGTCGATGTTATTGTTCATTTGGCCGGAGCCAATATTGCAAAACGCTGGACAAATAACTACAAACAGGAAATTATAGAAAGCAGAACATTATCTAGTGAACTGCTTTATAATTTGGTTAAAAAAAAGCCAAATCAGGTAAAACAATTTATTTCCGCTTCAGGAACGGCTATCTATCCTGAAAGCTTTGATACCGTTTATGATGAAACTGCGACAGCCACCGAAGATAGCTTTCTTTCTAATGTGGTTAAAAAATGGGAGGAAAGTGCCAGCCGATTTCAAGTTTTAGGTTTAAAAGTCTGTAAATTAAGAACCGGAATTGTCCTTTCAAATGCTGGTGGCGCTTTACCAGAAATGGTAAAACCTATTAAAATGGGTTTTGGTGCCGCTATGGGAAATGGTAAGCAAATTCAGTCATGGATACATATTAATGATTTGGTGGCGATGTATTTGTTTGCAATAGAAAATCAAATAGAAGGCGTTTATAATGCGGTAACCCCACATCCGATAAGCAATCAGGAATTAACAACTGTTATTGCAAAAACATTAAAAAAGCCGCTTTTTCTACCCAATATTCCACAGTTTGTTATGAAGCTATTGCTGGGCGAAATGAGTTACCTGTTATTTTCCAGTAAAAACCTATCTGCTCAAAAAATTATGGATAACGGTTTCCAATTTCAATTTCCCGAGATAAAGCAAGCTATTGCTGATTTATATTCATAA
- a CDS encoding DUF4870 domain-containing protein, with product MTTTNDKNIATVLHLSALIQYIIPFGNFIFPIVIWSSKKGESEFIDYNGKQVLNFQLSIFIYTVVLCLIAIPIFIYTIFKNVPFDACFHDDNFVINHLNLEHITGAVIIGIVAVLLFVFMKVAEFVLIIHAAVKASSGEEYKYPLSIPFFK from the coding sequence ATGACAACAACTAATGACAAAAACATTGCTACCGTTTTACACCTTAGTGCTTTGATACAATATATTATTCCGTTTGGAAATTTTATTTTTCCGATTGTCATATGGAGTTCAAAAAAAGGAGAATCAGAATTTATTGATTACAACGGAAAACAAGTATTGAATTTTCAATTGAGCATCTTTATATATACTGTTGTGCTATGCTTAATCGCCATACCAATATTTATATATACTATTTTTAAAAATGTTCCTTTTGATGCTTGTTTTCATGATGATAATTTTGTAATCAATCATCTAAACTTAGAGCACATAACCGGAGCCGTAATAATCGGAATTGTTGCCGTGCTCCTATTTGTCTTTATGAAAGTTGCAGAATTTGTACTAATCATTCATGCTGCAGTGAAAGCGTCAAGCGGAGAAGAATATAAGTATCCTTTAAGTATTCCGTTTTTTAAATAA